The DNA segment CAAAAAAAGAATATTAAAATAGCTAAAATAGCTATTAAAAAACAAAAATTGTAAAAAATCATAAAACGGGAGGAAGATTGCCTATAACCTTGCCTTTTTTATCAAGGAGAACCATGTCTTCAATTCTGACTCCGAATTCACCTTCAAGGTAAATTCCAGGCTCTACTGTAACAACCATATTGTTTTCCAGAACCGTCTTGTCCCT comes from the uncultured Methanobrevibacter sp. genome and includes:
- a CDS encoding M24 family metallopeptidase, translating into RDKTVLENNMVVTVEPGIYLEGEFGVRIEDMVLLDKKGKVIGNLPPVL